A genomic segment from Aegilops tauschii subsp. strangulata cultivar AL8/78 chromosome 1, Aet v6.0, whole genome shotgun sequence encodes:
- the LOC109754665 gene encoding putative RING-H2 finger protein ATL12, producing the protein MAKTLLLLLLCATIAARAHAQAPARPAEEETPPGAGVKVSFRPSVAIVVGIFTMIFSLTFLLLMYAKFCHPANTPLLPATTASPSRPPATTAEAAAALEEAGAGVGKAVIESLPFFRFAALRGARQGLECAVCLARFDDADLLRLLPRCRHAFHLDCVDRWLHSSASCPLCRARVHPDDADLGLKYAAASARFVFGAAGDDATVGAAVPSSAGSGRDLLAGIFVERVPSARFGDDDAGAADDSCNKVELDRHRHRIVVSDSVFKSRWSDLNSADLIALDTEMLRSVSSGRFPYPYPYPDDDIIFVGDEHDEEEQPRKPGRDDDDGARMSIEIEKKRLLDVEVGSGSKTGPSLGGCGGSEAVEPSSVRAASRLVSSGVRSMSEIVRLPRVAVRATEEEERARHRWVPIARRTARWFAARSREEDVNAADRLRLRV; encoded by the coding sequence ATGGCGAAAACCCTGCTGCTCCTGCTGCTCTGCGCCACGATCGCCGCACGGGCGCACGCGCAGGCGCCTGCGCGGCCGGCGGAGGAGGAGACGCCGCCTGGGGCGGGCGTGAAGGTGTCGTTCCGGCCGAGCGTGGCCATCGTGGTGGGCATCTTCACCATGATCTTCTCcctcaccttcctcctcctcatgTACGCCAAGTTCTGCCACCCCGCCAACACGCCACTCCTCCCCGCCACCACCGCCAGCCCGTCCCGCCCACCTGCAACAACGGCAGAGGCCGCGGCGGCCTTGGAGGAGGCGGGCGCCGGCGTGGGCAAGGCGGTGATCGAGTCGCTGCCCTTCTTCCGGTTCGCGGCGCTGCGCGGGGCGCGGCAGGGGCTGGAGTGCGCCGTGTGCCTGGCCCGCTTCGACGACGCCGAcctgctccgcctgctcccgcgcTGCCGCCACGCCTTCCACCTCGACTGCGTCGACCGCTGGCTGCACTCCAGCGCCAGCTGCCCGCTCTGCCGCGCCCGCGTCCAccccgacgacgccgacctcGGCCTCAAGTACGCCGCCGCCAGCGCGCGATTCGTCTTCGGCGCAGCAGGCGACGACGCTACTGTCGGTGCGGCAGTGCCGTCGTCAGCAGGGTCCGGCCGCGACCTCCTCGCCGGCATCTTTGTCGAGCGCGTGCCGTCGGCGCGCTTCGGTGATGATGATGCCGGTGCTGCCGATGATTCTTGTAACAAGGTGGAGCTGGACCGGCACCGGCACCGCATCGTGGTGTCTGACAGCGTGTTCAAGAGCCGGTGGAGCGACCTCAACTCGGCGGACCTCATCGCGCTGGACACCGAGATGCTGCGCTCCGTCTCCAGCGGCCGCTTCCCCTACCCGTACCCCTACCCCGACGACGACATTATCTTCGTGGGAGACGAGCACGACGAGGAGGAGCAACCTCGAAAGCCGGGCCGAGACGATGACGACGGCGCCCGCATGTCCATTGAGATTGAGAAGAAGCGGCTGCTGGACGTGGAGGTGGGGAGCGGCAGCAAGACAGGGCCCAGCCTGGGAGGGTGCGGCGGGTCGGAGGCGGTGGAGCCATCGTCGGTGCGCGCGGCGTCGAGGCTGGTGTCGTCGGGCGTGCGGTCCATGTCGGAGATCGTGCGGCTGCCTCGGGTGGCGGTAAGGgcgacggaggaggaggagagggcgcgGCACCGGTGGGTGCCCATCGCGCGGCGGACGGCGCGGTGGTTCGCGGCCAGGAGCAGGGAGGAGGACGTCAACGCCGCCgaccgcctccgcctccgtgtgTAA
- the LOC141039227 gene encoding uncharacterized protein, with the protein MTPNTMGAVTTTSSSAFASSSTSTNSSLLGSPPQEKLTRGNFLLWKAIVLPQIKGAQREHHLDEKSLALPTTLTITKDGKEEQVVNFARSLWYAQQQQLQGYLMGSLSRDILPQKGNMTMAEYLGKIKSLTDEVASIATALSDPEIVSKILAGLDMEYNLVVLALAARVEPITVQELYSHLLSFDACLSLLHGANSASR; encoded by the exons ATGACGCCCAACACCATGGGTGCGGTCACCACCACCTCATCCTCCGCTTTTgcctcatcctccacctccaccaACTCCTCCCTCCTCGGATCGCCACCCCAAGAGAAGCTGACGAGGGGAAACTTCCTGCTATGGAAGGCTATCGTGTTGCCCCAGATCAAGGGCGCGCAGAGGGAGCACCACCTTGACGAGAAGAGCCTGGCACTGCCGACCACCCTCACCATTACCAAGGATGGCAAAGAAGAACAGGTGGTCAACTTTGCAAGATCCCTCTGGTATGCACAGCAACAACAACTCCAAGGATACTTGATGGGTTCACTTTCCCGCGACATCCTTCCACAG AAAGGTAACATGACCATGGCTGAATATCTTGGAAAAATTAAAAGCCTCACCGATGAAGTGGCTTCCATCGCCACCGCGCTCTCTGATCCGGAGATCGTGTCCAAGATCCTTGCCGGGCTGGACATGGAGTACAACCTTGTTGTCTTGGCTCTTGCTGCTCGGGTGGAACCGATCACAGTTCAGGAGCTGTATAGCCATCTCTTGAGCTTTGACGCCTGCCTCAGTCTCCTCCACGGCGCCAACTCTGCCTCCCGTTGA